The following proteins are co-located in the Cyprinus carpio isolate SPL01 chromosome B19, ASM1834038v1, whole genome shotgun sequence genome:
- the psmb4 gene encoding proteasome subunit beta type-4: MEANGLKLNFWENGPRPGQLYSFPGNSSSSAAPGCGPIKHTLNPMVTGTSVLGVKFTGGVIIAADMLGSYGSLARFRNISRLMKVNDSTILGASGDYADYQYLKQVIEQMVIDEELLGDGHSYTPKAIHSWLTRVMYNRRSKMNPLWNTVVIGGFYNGERWDSFLGYVDKLGVAYEAPTVATGFGAYLAQPLMREVTENKVEITKDEARALIERCLKVLYYRDARSYNRHEIAIVTAEGVEIIGPLSSETNWDIAHLISGFE, from the exons ATGGAGGCGAATGGACTGAAGCTGAATTTCTGGGAGAACGGACCGAGACCCGGTCAGTTGTATTCATTCCCGGGTAACAGCAGCAGTAGTGCGGCTCCGGGATGTGGACCCATCAAACACACACT CAACCCCATGGTAACGGGCACATCAGTGCTGGGTGTGAAGTTCACTGGAGGTGTGATCATCGCTGCTGACATGCTCGGCTCTTACGGGTCTCTGGCGCGCTTCCGCAACATCTCCCGACTCATGAAGGTCAACGACAGCACCATCCTGGGAGCCTCGGGAGACTATGCTGACTACCAGTACCTGAAACAGGTCATTGAGCAGATGGt GATTGATGAAGAGCTTCTTGGAGATGGACACAGCTACACCCCCAAAGCCATCCACTCCTGGCTCACACGGGTCATGTACAACCGCCGCAGCAAGATGAACCCCTTGTGGAACACAGTGGTCATTGGTGGATTTTACAATGGAGAGAGGTGGGACAGT TTTCTTGGTTATGTGGACAAGTTAGGAGTTGCATATGAAGCCCCAACAGTAGCAACAGGATTTGGTGCTTATTTGGCTCag CCCTTGATGAGGGAGGTGACGGAGAACAAGGTAGAAATCACAAAGGATGAGGCACGAGCGCTCATAGAGCGATGCCTGAAAGTACTGTACTACCGTGATGCCCGTTCCTACAACAGG CATGAAATCGCCATTGTAACAGCTGAAGGTGTTGAGATTATAGGACCACTGTCGTCTGAAACAAACTGGGACATTGCCCATCTGATCAG tggtttTGAATGA